Within Paenibacillus sp. RUD330, the genomic segment ATGACGCCGATCGAGGCATCGCTCTGGATCCCGCGCTGGTTGAACCATTGGATGAGAAAGACGCAGAGCAGCCCCATGAAGGCGGCGGCGATGAGCATCAGGATCGAATCCCGCGATCCGCTGAACATATAAGCGATGACGATTCCCGGCAAGACCGAGTGGCTGATGGCATCTCCGATCAGAGCCATGCGGCGCAGGATGAGGAAGCAGCCGAGCACGGCGCAGCTCACGGCGGCCAGAGAGCCGGTCAGCAGAATCCAGAAGTCCATCATGTCAGCCGGCCTCCTTTGCCTTGCTTGCGGATGCTGCCGGCTCCAGGCTGCGCCGCATGCCCCTCCGGGTCAGCGCGACGACAACGAGCCCCTTGCGGCTGCCGAAGGCGACGGACAAGAGAAAGATCGCCGCTGCCGCCAGCACGCTGACCGGGCCGGTCGGGAGCTGACTCACTTGCGAGCTGATCCAGGCTCCAAGCAAGCCGCTGACAGCCCCGAACAGCCCTGACAGGAGGATCATCCTGCCGAGCCGCTCCGTCCAAAAGCGGGCCGATACGGCCGGAGTGATGAGCAGGGCGGCGACGAGCACGACGCCGACGGCCTGGATGCCGGCGACGACGGCCACGACGACGAGCGCCTGCATCATAAAATCGAGCAGCCCCGTCGGGAATCCCGCTCCCTTGGCGAAGGCGGGATCAAACGAAAGCAGCTTGAACTCCTTGAAGAGCAGCGTGCATACGGCAGCCAGCAGCAGGCAGACTCCGGCCATCAGCCGCACGTCGCTGCCCACCATGGAAGCCGCCTGGCCGAACAGGAACTTGTCGAGGCCGCTCTGGCTCCCGTCTCCGCTGTGCTGGATCATCGTCAGCAGCACGATGCCGATACCGAAAAACGAGGAGAGCACGATGCCCATCGCCGCATCCGCCTTGATGCGCGAGCGCGAGGTGATGAGCCGGATCGCCAGCGTGCCGGCGATGCCGGCAACCACGGCGCCGAGCATGAATACCGGCAGCGACTTGACCCCCGTGAGCAGGAAAGCGACGCAGATGCCGGGAAGCGCCGTATGGGCGATCGTATCGCCCATCAGGCTCTGCCGGCGCAAGTAGGCGAAGCAGCCGATCATGCCGCTGCTCAGGCCGAGCAGCATGCAGCCGAGCGCGATCCAGCGCAGGTTGGGGTCGGAGGCCAGCGCCTCGATGGAAGCCCATAACCCGGTCATGGCCGCCCGCCTCCCTGGAACGTATGGACGGCATCCTGCCGGGGAGCCGGATCATCCTGCCTCCCGCTGGCGGCGGCAGCGGCGCCTGCCCCGGCAAATCCGATCCGTCCACCGTACGTGCGGTGGAGGTTCTCCTCCGTGAATGCCTTGGCGGTAGGGCCGAAAGCCTGGACCGTTACATTCAGGAGCAGCACGGAATCGAAATACTCCGGAACGGTCGCCAGATCATGGTGGACGACGATGACCGTCTTTCCGTCCGCGCGCAGCTTGCGGAGCAGCTCGACGATCGCTTTCTCCGTCGCCGCGTCGACGCCGGCGAACGGCTCATCCATGAAGTAGAGATCCGCATCCTGCGCCAGCGCCCTCGCCAGGAACACCCGCTGCTGCTGGCCGCCGGACAGCTCGCTGATCTGGCGCTCGGCGAATGCCTCCATCCCGACCCCCCTCAGGCACTCCAGAGCGACGGCACGCTCCTTGCGGCCGGGACGGCGGAACCAGCCCAGCCGCCCGTACCGTCCCATCATGACGACATCGAGCGCATGCGTCGGAAAGTCCCAATCGACCGACTCGCGCTGCGGCACATATCCGATCCGCTTGCGGGCGGCATCGATGGTCTCGCCGAATGCCTTCGCTTCTCCTCCAAGCGTCGGCGTAAGGCCGAGAATGCTCTTGATCAGCGTCGACTTGCCGGCTCCGTTCGGTCCGACGATGGCGACAAGCTCCCCTTCCGGAACCGCGAACGTAACTTCCCGCAGCACGGAACGGTTCCGGTAAGCCGTGCTCAGCCCTGCCACTTCGAGGACGATGCGCTTCGGCTTTCCCGCGTCTTGAATGTCCCTATCGGCTGCGGCCTCTTCGTATGCGTTCATAATCCGCTCTCTCCCTTCAAAGCCTCTGCGACGGTGTCGACATTGTGGCGGAACATGCCGATATACGTTCCTTCCGGAGTTCCCTTTTCTCCGAGCGCATCGGAGAACAGCTCGCCGCCGATGACGACCTTATGGCCCATCCGGCCGGCCCCTTCCATGACCGATTCGATCGACTTCCGAGGAATGCTCGATTCGACGAAGACGGCGGGAATGCCGTTGGCCACCAGATAGTCCCGCAGCTCGGCGACATCCTTCGAGCCAAACTCCGATGCCGTGCTCATTCCCTGCAGCCCCTTCACCTCCAGCCCGTAGGCCCGTCCGAAATAGCCGAAGGCGTCATGGGCGGTCACGAGCACCCGCTGCCGCTCCGGAATGGAAGCGAGCTTGTCGGAAGCATACTGATGGAGGCTCCGCAGCTCCGCCAGATAAGCGTCGGCCCGCTCCCGATAAGCCTGGGCGTGCTCCGGATCCTTCGCCGCAAACGTATCCCGGATCTTCTCCACCGCATGCATCCACAGCTCCGCATCGAACCAGACATGAGGATCCGGGCTGCCGGGCTGGGTCTCCATCACCTTCCCCTGCGGGATTCCGTCCGTAACAGCGACAACCGTCCGGGAGCGGCCGAGCTTATGCAGCACCTCGGTCATCTTTCCTTCGAGATGCAGACCTCCGTACAGGACGATGTCCGCCTTGTCGAGCTTGACCATATCCCCATGCGAAGCCTTGTACAGATGGGGGTCTACGCCCGGTCCCATCAGCGCCGCCACGCGCACCCGGTCACCGCCTACCGCCTCGGCAGCGTCCGCGATCATTCCCGTCGTCGCCGTCACGGCCAGCTCGCCCCCGCTCTTCCCGGCTCCGGCATCGCCGGCGCCCGAACAGGCCTGGGCAACCATGAGCACGGACAGAAGCAAGCCTGTCAGAGCCAGCCTCTCCACTCTCCTTCTCCATCTTCCTGCCTTCAAATCCCTCTCCCCCTCGACCGCGCCATGATGCCTCCGTGGACATCCCTTCAGTTGGCCATAAGACTTATTTTTTATAGTATACAATAAAGTTTCCATAGTGCAACATATTTTTATTCTGCCAACAGATATTCCGAAAAACAAAAAAAAGCACTCCTAAGGAGTGCTTGGATCCGAAAAACCCTTATCTATCAAGTCATTATCCGAATGCAAAAATGTTTACTTCCAAACCAATTCAGATCTTTCTGACATGGGTTTTGTCAAAATCCGCCGAATCGAACCAATCGCCGGTCGAAGCCCAGGTCGCATCAAGCGGAATCCATTTGCCGCCTTCGTCCATCAGCTTGACCTCATTCCAGGCATGGCTGCCGAACCCTCCGCGGCCGTCGGCTCCAAGCCCCGTCACGACCCGGACCTCCAGTCCGGCCGAGCGCGCCATGACCGCGTACAGGCGAGCCGTATCGATGCATACGCCCTTGCGGGACTTGAACGTTTCCTCCGGCGTCTGCTCTTTCCATATGCCTTTGGACGTGTAATTGTCCGCTTTGTCCCAATCGTAGGCGATCCGCTTGCCGAGCCATTCGTAGAGAAGCTCCGCCTTGTCCCGGTCACTGCCTGCGCCGGCTGCGACCTTCCTGGCGGCGTCTCCGATATCGGCCGGGATGTTGGAGTCGATGATCTCGTATCTCCGCTGCAGCACCTGCTGGAACTCGCTGCCGACCGCTTCCGTAATGACCGGACCGCTGCCTGCGAGCAGACCTCCGGCAACCGGCTGCAGCAGCTTGTCCGCCGCCTGGCGGTAGACCGGAGAGCTCTCGATGTTGCCGGCCAGCGGAGCGGTTGGAAATACCGATACATAGAGAAACAGGAGAGCGAGCAGCACGAGCGAGCGGCCGACCCCGTGCAGGCCGCCGATGACGGCTCCCGCAGCGCGGTTGGTCGAACGGGCTCTGCGGGCATCTTCGGCGCCCTCCTCTGCTTCGCGGGCAGGATAAGCCGCGGCTCCGAACGCTCTCCACGCAAGAGGAGTCAAGGTCGACAGCAGCAGGCGCAGCAGCGCATAGCCGATCAGGAACAAGACGCCGAAGCGAAGCAGAGGCAGGTCCCGCACGCTCGTAAGGAACGTATACCAGGCCTGCTCCAGGCCGGCCATCTCTTTCTGAGGGAGGTGGACATGGGCCTGAAGCCAGCGGCTGGCGGGGGAGGAGAGCAGCTGCGCCAGCTTGGCCGCGCCGGCCAGAGCCGCAACCAGCAGCACTCCTTCCCAGATGAAATGGAACAGCCGCTGCGAGGAATTCCGCGCTCCTCGTCCGAAGCCTTGAAGCAGGGAAACGGCGATGACAAGCAGCACGGCAAGCGATACCGGCTCCAGATGCAGGAGCGGCTGGAGACTGTTCTGAATGATGGCCATAGACATGTGCACGCCCCCTTCCCTATTGTCCTTTTACGGCGAAGTCCCATGTTTCCCTGCGGCAAGAGCGTCCGCCCTCTCCGCCCTTCGCCGTCCCGACGGCTACTTTCCCCGGGCGCCTTCGATCAGCGCTCTGATCGTGCCGTC encodes:
- a CDS encoding iron chelate uptake ABC transporter family permease subunit gives rise to the protein MTGLWASIEALASDPNLRWIALGCMLLGLSSGMIGCFAYLRRQSLMGDTIAHTALPGICVAFLLTGVKSLPVFMLGAVVAGIAGTLAIRLITSRSRIKADAAMGIVLSSFFGIGIVLLTMIQHSGDGSQSGLDKFLFGQAASMVGSDVRLMAGVCLLLAAVCTLLFKEFKLLSFDPAFAKGAGFPTGLLDFMMQALVVVAVVAGIQAVGVVLVAALLITPAVSARFWTERLGRMILLSGLFGAVSGLLGAWISSQVSQLPTGPVSVLAAAAIFLLSVAFGSRKGLVVVALTRRGMRRSLEPAASASKAKEAG
- a CDS encoding metal ABC transporter ATP-binding protein; its protein translation is MNAYEEAAADRDIQDAGKPKRIVLEVAGLSTAYRNRSVLREVTFAVPEGELVAIVGPNGAGKSTLIKSILGLTPTLGGEAKAFGETIDAARKRIGYVPQRESVDWDFPTHALDVVMMGRYGRLGWFRRPGRKERAVALECLRGVGMEAFAERQISELSGGQQQRVFLARALAQDADLYFMDEPFAGVDAATEKAIVELLRKLRADGKTVIVVHHDLATVPEYFDSVLLLNVTVQAFGPTAKAFTEENLHRTYGGRIGFAGAGAAAAASGRQDDPAPRQDAVHTFQGGGRP
- a CDS encoding zinc ABC transporter substrate-binding protein, whose amino-acid sequence is MVAQACSGAGDAGAGKSGGELAVTATTGMIADAAEAVGGDRVRVAALMGPGVDPHLYKASHGDMVKLDKADIVLYGGLHLEGKMTEVLHKLGRSRTVVAVTDGIPQGKVMETQPGSPDPHVWFDAELWMHAVEKIRDTFAAKDPEHAQAYRERADAYLAELRSLHQYASDKLASIPERQRVLVTAHDAFGYFGRAYGLEVKGLQGMSTASEFGSKDVAELRDYLVANGIPAVFVESSIPRKSIESVMEGAGRMGHKVVIGGELFSDALGEKGTPEGTYIGMFRHNVDTVAEALKGESGL
- a CDS encoding transglutaminase-like domain-containing protein, giving the protein MSMAIIQNSLQPLLHLEPVSLAVLLVIAVSLLQGFGRGARNSSQRLFHFIWEGVLLVAALAGAAKLAQLLSSPASRWLQAHVHLPQKEMAGLEQAWYTFLTSVRDLPLLRFGVLFLIGYALLRLLLSTLTPLAWRAFGAAAYPAREAEEGAEDARRARSTNRAAGAVIGGLHGVGRSLVLLALLFLYVSVFPTAPLAGNIESSPVYRQAADKLLQPVAGGLLAGSGPVITEAVGSEFQQVLQRRYEIIDSNIPADIGDAARKVAAGAGSDRDKAELLYEWLGKRIAYDWDKADNYTSKGIWKEQTPEETFKSRKGVCIDTARLYAVMARSAGLEVRVVTGLGADGRGGFGSHAWNEVKLMDEGGKWIPLDATWASTGDWFDSADFDKTHVRKI